A genomic window from Acidobacteriota bacterium includes:
- a CDS encoding AbrB/MazE/SpoVT family DNA-binding domain-containing protein, with the protein MSTLVMSSKGQIVLPASTRRRLGLGAGSTLEVLEEGDGLRLRVVRAVAQTDVTDLAGLVKAPSRGVPRRLDDFDAASLTARTPPSRP; encoded by the coding sequence ATGTCCACTCTCGTCATGTCGTCCAAGGGGCAGATCGTCCTGCCGGCATCCACTCGGCGCCGACTGGGGCTCGGCGCCGGTTCGACGCTCGAGGTGCTGGAAGAGGGTGACGGCCTGCGGTTGCGCGTCGTGCGAGCCGTTGCGCAGACCGACGTGACCGACCTCGCGGGCCTGGTGAAGGCGCCCTCGCGCGGCGTGCCGCGCAGGCTCGATGATTTCGACGCCGCGTCACTCACCGCGCGCACGCCGCCGAGCAGGCCATGA
- a CDS encoding HAD-IIA family hydrolase has translation MTDTGAKDLQAIRHVVLDLDGTLYRGDRLFDVSIPFLERLRVLGIGYTFLTNNTSRSTRDYVEKLKALGIAASESEIYTPADSTIAYLADVLPDVTRLGVLGTPSLCRQFEEAGFSVGWDECEAVIVGFDTTLDYDRLCRAAYGISRGLPYIATHPDLVCPTDEATVLVDCGAICACLSAATGRTPVVLGKPDPNMLIDLARRQGVALDSLAMVGDRLYTDIAMAQLAGAVSVLVLSGEATMADAAAMASPPDVIVQDVGELGVMLSRARDARGAGANRIVK, from the coding sequence ATGACCGATACCGGTGCGAAGGACCTGCAGGCGATCCGGCATGTCGTGCTCGATCTGGACGGCACCCTGTATCGCGGCGATCGCCTGTTCGATGTCTCGATCCCCTTCCTCGAACGATTGCGTGTCCTCGGGATCGGGTACACGTTCCTCACGAACAACACGTCCCGCAGCACGCGCGACTACGTCGAGAAGCTGAAGGCCCTCGGGATCGCCGCGAGTGAGTCCGAGATCTACACGCCTGCCGATTCGACGATTGCGTATCTTGCGGACGTCCTTCCCGATGTGACGCGACTCGGCGTGCTCGGCACGCCATCGCTGTGCCGACAGTTCGAAGAAGCAGGATTCTCCGTCGGCTGGGACGAGTGCGAAGCCGTGATCGTCGGCTTCGACACGACGCTCGACTACGACAGGCTGTGCCGGGCCGCGTACGGGATCAGCCGGGGCCTTCCGTACATCGCCACACATCCCGACCTCGTGTGTCCGACCGACGAGGCGACGGTGCTGGTCGACTGCGGTGCGATCTGCGCGTGCCTGTCTGCCGCAACGGGCAGGACGCCCGTCGTGCTCGGCAAGCCCGATCCGAACATGCTGATCGACCTGGCGCGCCGGCAGGGCGTGGCACTCGACTCGCTCGCGATGGTGGGCGATCGGCTGTATACCGACATCGCGATGGCGCAACTGGCTGGCGCGGTGTCGGTGCTCGTGCTCAGCGGCGAAGCGACGATGGCTGACGCCGCGGCGATGGCATCGCCACCGGATGTCATCGTCCAGGATGTCGGGGAACTGGGCGTCATGCTGTCTCGCGCGCGAGACGCGCGCGGCGCAGGCGCCAACCGCATCGTGAAGTGA
- a CDS encoding phage tail protein — MARPDPYGNFRFRAEIDGLVVGEFAEVTGLISESEVIAHRDGTDPSRVRRVPGIHKVSDITMKRGLTTDRSLWLWRKAVIDGQVDRRDGVIVLLDGTGQPVARWRFTSGWPSKWEGPTLEGLGNDVATETLVITHEGLDWAD, encoded by the coding sequence ATGGCACGTCCGGATCCGTATGGCAACTTCCGCTTCCGTGCGGAGATCGATGGCCTGGTGGTCGGCGAGTTCGCGGAGGTGACCGGCCTCATCAGCGAGTCCGAGGTGATCGCGCATCGCGACGGGACGGATCCTTCGCGCGTGCGACGCGTCCCCGGCATTCACAAGGTCTCCGACATCACGATGAAACGGGGTCTCACCACCGACCGGTCCCTCTGGCTCTGGCGCAAGGCCGTCATCGATGGACAGGTCGACCGCCGCGACGGCGTGATCGTGCTGCTCGACGGCACAGGGCAGCCGGTGGCGCGCTGGAGGTTCACGAGCGGCTGGCCGTCGAAGTGGGAGGGCCCGACGCTCGAGGGACTGGGCAACGACGTGGCCACCGAAACCCTCGTGATCACGCACGAGGGTCTCGACTGGGCGGACTGA
- a CDS encoding UPF0175 family protein — translation MLEALAVEAYRTGVLTEPQVRRLLGLESRFQVHALLKAHHVPLQYTAQDLEDDLDTQRELGVLPGR, via the coding sequence GTGCTCGAAGCACTCGCAGTCGAGGCATATCGCACCGGCGTCCTGACCGAGCCGCAGGTGCGCCGGCTGCTGGGGCTCGAGTCGCGCTTCCAGGTGCACGCGCTGCTCAAGGCACATCATGTGCCCCTGCAGTACACCGCGCAGGATCTGGAAGACGACCTGGACACGCAACGCGAACTCGGAGTCCTGCCCGGCCGATGA
- a CDS encoding SRPBCC domain-containing protein: MTARRIATATIEADDKLPVIRITRDFAATPSQLLAAHTDPRLFARWVGPNGMDTHILTWDARNGGEWRYVAERSGQAYGFRGCFHQITDTRIVQTFTFEGMPDDVALETLRFEDLGDGWTRLHAQSLVDSFEGRDAWLRSGMETGVNEGYAKLDALLAEPR, encoded by the coding sequence ATGACCGCACGCCGCATCGCCACCGCCACGATCGAAGCCGACGACAAGCTGCCCGTCATCCGCATCACTCGTGACTTCGCCGCCACGCCGAGTCAGCTCCTGGCCGCCCACACGGATCCGCGGCTCTTCGCGCGATGGGTGGGCCCGAACGGCATGGACACGCACATCCTCACGTGGGACGCACGGAACGGCGGCGAGTGGCGCTACGTCGCGGAGCGCAGCGGCCAGGCGTACGGGTTCCGCGGATGCTTCCACCAGATCACCGATACCCGCATCGTGCAGACGTTCACCTTCGAAGGCATGCCCGACGACGTCGCGCTAGAGACGCTGCGGTTCGAGGATCTCGGCGACGGCTGGACGCGGCTGCACGCCCAGTCTCTCGTCGACAGCTTCGAAGGCCGCGACGCGTGGCTGCGTTCGGGCATGGAGACCGGCGTCAACGAGGGATACGCCAAGCTCGATGCCCTGCTCGCAGAGCCGCGCTGA
- a CDS encoding amidohydrolase family protein, with product MTTHDSRTPVLITVASIAIVFALTLTGSATQVPPSRFVIDAHQHWRSASDYIQTLVRTYRPRNAMACVLTPIASLDALMAAAREHPDVIIPYGYLDVDHPDARRQLDTFIKAGVKGIKMHRPKYNWDDFGYFPLYGRMQEAGLVALFHTGIVSGNGTGEPEPSSMARMRPSFLHTIARSFPALKIHGAHLGNPWYDEAAEAARWSPNLYFDVTGSTLQKKQHNLSVFREYLWWDGPAEHSPSTAVYAFEKLVFGTDEGPEALDSVLSRYEAMLDANKVPEASRRKIYGETMARLLGIKVRG from the coding sequence CCATTGTCTTCGCACTGACGCTCACCGGATCGGCCACGCAGGTGCCACCGTCGCGGTTCGTGATCGACGCGCACCAGCACTGGCGCTCCGCATCGGACTACATCCAGACGCTCGTCAGGACGTATCGCCCGCGCAATGCGATGGCCTGCGTACTGACGCCGATCGCGAGCCTCGACGCGTTGATGGCCGCGGCGCGCGAACACCCTGACGTGATCATTCCGTACGGCTATCTCGACGTCGATCATCCCGACGCCCGGCGGCAGCTCGACACGTTCATCAAGGCCGGCGTCAAGGGCATCAAGATGCACCGGCCGAAGTACAACTGGGACGATTTCGGCTACTTCCCGCTGTATGGGCGCATGCAGGAGGCCGGGCTGGTGGCGCTGTTCCATACCGGTATCGTGTCGGGCAACGGCACCGGCGAGCCCGAGCCATCGTCGATGGCCCGGATGCGACCGTCGTTCCTCCACACGATCGCGCGGTCATTCCCGGCGCTGAAGATTCACGGGGCCCACCTCGGCAACCCGTGGTACGACGAGGCCGCCGAAGCCGCGCGCTGGTCGCCGAACCTGTACTTCGACGTCACGGGATCGACGCTGCAGAAGAAGCAGCACAACCTCTCCGTCTTCCGCGAGTACCTGTGGTGGGACGGCCCCGCCGAGCACAGTCCCTCCACCGCCGTGTATGCGTTCGAGAAACTGGTCTTCGGCACTGACGAGGGACCGGAGGCCCTCGACAGTGTTCTCAGCCGCTACGAAGCGATGCTCGACGCCAACAAGGTGCCCGAAGCCAGCCGCAGGAAGATCTACGGCGAGACGATGGCGCGCCTGCTGGGCATCAAGGTACGCGGCTGA
- a CDS encoding type II toxin-antitoxin system VapC family toxin — MKALDTNVLARFFIDDPDDPQAARQRPAAVAALSARAFVSVTVLLEFEWVMRGFYGMTRKDIARVLRALAGIEHVTIEDRGAVLGALDAFDKGFDLADALHVCRGGRAAGFATFDRKLARRARRVTLPQEIDLLT; from the coding sequence ATGAAGGCGCTGGACACCAACGTCCTCGCCCGCTTCTTCATCGACGACCCTGATGACCCTCAGGCCGCCAGACAGCGGCCCGCGGCGGTAGCGGCACTGTCCGCGCGGGCGTTCGTGTCCGTCACGGTGTTGCTCGAGTTCGAGTGGGTGATGCGTGGCTTCTACGGCATGACGCGCAAGGACATCGCTCGCGTGCTGCGCGCGCTCGCCGGGATCGAGCACGTGACGATCGAGGATCGCGGTGCCGTGCTGGGCGCATTGGACGCGTTCGACAAGGGCTTCGACCTCGCCGATGCGCTGCACGTGTGTCGCGGCGGACGCGCGGCGGGATTCGCCACGTTCGATCGCAAGCTGGCCAGGCGGGCCAGGCGCGTGACCCTTCCGCAGGAGATCGATCTTCTGACCTGA
- a CDS encoding sn-glycerol-1-phosphate dehydrogenase yields MVTRARAGHTAAVESHDLIASALRAASDTKHLSCAAGVRHDVAAIFGRPELFADREAIVVADRNTYAAAGADVLDSFRRAGARVDEPFIFGPDVYADDRCVRQLQAALQGTPGIPVAVGSGTINDLTKLVAHRLGRPYMAVATAASMDGYTAYGASITYKGSKQTFECPAPLAVAADLETIAKAPAGLNASGYADLLAKIAAGADWIVADAAGIEPIDPAVWQAVQGLLHDWVSSPDDVAAGDPVALRNLVNGLMMSGFAMQAARTSRPASGADHQFSHLWDMQHHTHDGVAPSHGFKVGIGTLASTALYDELFQRGLGATPVAELVARWPAADALEREVRRHFEPGELADKAVEETLAKYPDRERLRDQLERLRRAWPQLVPRLQAQLTPFQRLQEMLRRAGCPCEPEQIGISRQRLRTSYRQAYCIRRRFTVLDVAMLFGEFDTTVDALFAPDGSWGARATLA; encoded by the coding sequence ATGGTAACGCGAGCGCGAGCAGGACATACTGCCGCGGTGGAAAGCCACGACCTGATCGCCAGCGCCCTGCGAGCGGCGAGCGATACGAAGCACCTGTCCTGCGCGGCAGGGGTGCGACACGACGTGGCGGCGATCTTCGGCCGTCCTGAGCTGTTCGCCGATCGAGAGGCCATTGTCGTCGCGGATCGGAACACGTATGCGGCGGCCGGCGCGGATGTCCTCGACAGCTTCCGCCGCGCCGGTGCGCGCGTCGACGAGCCGTTCATCTTCGGGCCCGACGTCTACGCCGACGATCGGTGCGTGCGGCAGCTGCAGGCGGCACTCCAGGGAACGCCTGGCATTCCCGTGGCTGTCGGGTCGGGAACGATCAACGACCTGACCAAGCTCGTCGCGCATCGGCTGGGCCGCCCATACATGGCCGTTGCGACGGCCGCGTCGATGGACGGCTACACCGCATACGGTGCCTCCATCACGTACAAGGGCTCGAAGCAGACGTTCGAGTGTCCGGCCCCGCTGGCGGTGGCGGCCGATCTCGAGACGATTGCGAAGGCGCCAGCAGGCCTGAACGCGTCGGGGTACGCCGACCTCCTGGCCAAGATCGCCGCCGGTGCCGACTGGATCGTCGCCGACGCGGCGGGCATCGAACCGATCGATCCTGCTGTCTGGCAGGCCGTGCAGGGATTGCTGCACGACTGGGTGTCGTCGCCCGATGACGTTGCCGCCGGCGATCCCGTCGCCCTGCGCAATCTGGTGAACGGTCTGATGATGAGCGGGTTCGCGATGCAGGCAGCGCGCACGAGCCGGCCGGCATCAGGCGCGGACCATCAGTTCAGTCACCTCTGGGACATGCAGCACCACACCCACGATGGTGTGGCACCGTCGCACGGGTTCAAGGTGGGGATCGGGACGCTGGCGTCGACGGCGTTGTACGACGAACTGTTCCAGCGTGGACTGGGCGCGACGCCTGTCGCTGAACTCGTTGCTCGATGGCCCGCCGCTGACGCACTCGAACGGGAGGTCCGCCGCCACTTCGAACCGGGCGAGCTCGCGGACAAGGCCGTGGAGGAGACGCTGGCGAAGTATCCGGATCGCGAGCGCCTGCGAGATCAGCTCGAACGCCTGCGCCGCGCGTGGCCGCAGCTCGTGCCGCGCCTGCAGGCGCAACTGACTCCATTCCAACGGCTGCAGGAGATGTTGCGGCGGGCCGGTTGTCCGTGCGAGCCTGAGCAAATCGGAATCTCGCGACAGCGATTGCGTACCAGTTATCGGCAGGCGTACTGTATCCGTCGCCGCTTCACCGTGCTCGACGTGGCGATGCTGTTCGGAGAGTTCGATACGACTGTCGACGCGCTGTTCGCTCCCGATGGCAGCTGGGGCGCAAGGGCAACCCTGGCATGA
- a CDS encoding serine/threonine protein kinase has product MTPPLAEEKLVSDEQVRTRVWERLSELYEQAMALGPDQRAAFALDATGDEPDLRRELLEMLDVPAAEVDFELERWMRGQQDVSRAENSRVGPYRVIREIGRGGMGEVYLAEKTDAPYTQQVALKILRTGLTGRHALERFARERRILARLTHPAVAPLLDGGLADDGRPYLVLQYVDGEPITRAADARRLDVRGRLRQFLQVCRAVQYAHARLIVHRDLKPSNILVTPEGDVRLLDFGIAKVLQPDPAEEDGGVTRELPAPMTPERAAPEQLRGQAPSPATDVWALGVLLHELLTGRLPHEVSTPATADDIVTRDLPRPSRLVLKHTSVAAPETLAASRASTPTELSRMLRGDLDTIVAKTLQPDPERRYESAGRLADDVAAWLDGRPVTAQPDSTWYRASKFMHRHRMAVTAAVVALLAVLGGAAIAVWQAREARVAQQRAESVAGFVASILRDANVDAPDSQSPLLVVDLLRRAHQQVSQLQAPPEVRVQLLNLIGDGLRGFGRSNEFDAVVAQAETEAAAALPVDHPEALHARMLRASSHMQRGQPVEATAVLDAIVPLMERRPDARALDLARALRLRADVAIVGGKYADASAAARRAIEFGERYLGRNHQETAASWRTLGEALQQAKHSEEAVEVSAQALERTLSAHASQPNHPWVLGARELRAKALADAGDLVPAVTELQQALAIKIAMQGESSRGVGISTHNLSGNQMRIGRLADAIANNTKALAILEQHLDADALDFVHVQNLRGMLMALVRRGDDAVTAIDRGMKATRDFLGPTHPIVLSNRTYGALGHAYAGRFATATREIDQVVADMRAAGKPVARVLFMAGRLNALAGRRDVARQQLEEAVEVSGTVPAAARDVAQMHVDLALLAAEDGAPEARAALERSLARLRELYPVETPAHADAHVALARIDLREGQPDDALVHADAAAAVWRQLSPESRWLGEALSLRARALDATAHTGDRSRRLP; this is encoded by the coding sequence GTGACCCCACCCCTTGCCGAGGAGAAGCTCGTGTCAGACGAACAGGTCCGGACGCGCGTGTGGGAACGGTTGTCGGAGCTGTACGAACAGGCGATGGCCCTCGGGCCGGACCAACGTGCCGCGTTCGCCCTCGACGCGACCGGCGACGAGCCCGACCTTCGCCGCGAGTTGCTCGAGATGCTCGACGTGCCCGCGGCGGAAGTCGACTTCGAACTCGAACGCTGGATGCGTGGGCAACAGGACGTCAGCCGCGCCGAGAACAGCCGCGTGGGTCCCTATCGCGTGATTCGGGAGATCGGACGCGGAGGGATGGGCGAGGTCTATCTGGCCGAGAAGACAGATGCCCCGTACACACAGCAGGTGGCGCTCAAGATCCTCAGGACGGGTCTGACCGGCCGTCATGCTCTCGAGCGCTTCGCGCGCGAGCGCCGCATTCTCGCGCGCCTCACCCACCCGGCCGTCGCGCCGCTCCTCGATGGCGGACTGGCAGACGACGGACGTCCCTATCTCGTACTCCAGTACGTCGACGGTGAACCCATCACACGCGCCGCAGACGCGCGCCGCCTCGACGTGCGCGGCCGGCTGCGTCAATTCCTTCAGGTGTGCCGGGCCGTGCAGTACGCCCACGCGCGTCTCATCGTGCACCGTGACCTGAAGCCGTCGAACATCCTCGTCACGCCGGAAGGCGACGTGCGGCTGCTGGATTTCGGCATCGCCAAGGTTCTCCAACCGGATCCCGCGGAAGAAGACGGCGGCGTGACGCGTGAGTTGCCCGCACCGATGACACCCGAGCGGGCGGCGCCGGAACAACTGCGCGGCCAGGCGCCGTCTCCGGCCACCGACGTGTGGGCGCTCGGGGTGCTCCTGCACGAGCTGCTGACCGGCCGGCTGCCTCACGAGGTCTCGACTCCGGCAACGGCCGACGACATCGTGACGCGAGATCTGCCTCGACCGAGTCGTCTCGTGCTGAAGCACACGAGTGTCGCGGCACCGGAGACGCTGGCCGCGAGCCGCGCCTCGACGCCGACCGAGCTGTCGCGCATGCTGCGCGGCGACCTCGACACGATCGTCGCGAAGACCCTGCAGCCCGATCCCGAGCGGCGCTACGAATCGGCGGGCCGGCTCGCCGACGATGTCGCGGCGTGGCTCGACGGGCGACCCGTGACGGCACAGCCGGACAGCACGTGGTACCGCGCGTCGAAGTTCATGCATCGTCATCGGATGGCCGTAACGGCGGCGGTGGTGGCGCTGCTGGCCGTCCTCGGAGGCGCAGCCATCGCCGTGTGGCAGGCCCGCGAGGCTCGTGTGGCCCAGCAGCGGGCAGAGAGCGTGGCGGGCTTTGTCGCCTCGATTCTTCGCGACGCCAATGTGGATGCCCCGGACAGTCAGTCGCCACTGCTGGTCGTCGATCTGCTGCGACGCGCGCACCAGCAGGTGTCCCAACTCCAGGCGCCACCCGAAGTGCGCGTGCAACTGCTGAATCTCATCGGCGACGGGCTGCGCGGTTTCGGACGATCGAACGAGTTCGACGCCGTGGTCGCCCAGGCCGAGACCGAAGCCGCCGCCGCGCTCCCCGTCGATCACCCGGAAGCCCTGCACGCGCGAATGCTGCGCGCCTCGTCGCACATGCAGCGCGGCCAGCCTGTCGAGGCCACCGCGGTGCTCGACGCGATCGTCCCGCTGATGGAGCGTCGCCCGGACGCGAGAGCCCTGGACCTGGCGCGTGCGTTGCGCCTGCGCGCCGACGTCGCCATCGTCGGCGGGAAGTACGCCGACGCGAGTGCGGCGGCGCGGCGAGCCATCGAGTTCGGCGAACGATATCTCGGCAGGAATCACCAGGAGACCGCGGCGTCATGGCGCACGCTCGGCGAAGCGCTCCAGCAGGCCAAGCACTCCGAAGAGGCTGTAGAAGTGTCTGCGCAGGCCCTGGAGCGCACGCTGTCGGCGCATGCGAGCCAACCCAATCACCCGTGGGTACTTGGCGCGCGGGAACTGCGCGCCAAGGCCCTCGCGGACGCTGGCGATCTCGTACCGGCGGTGACCGAGCTGCAGCAGGCACTGGCGATCAAGATCGCGATGCAGGGCGAATCGTCGCGTGGCGTCGGCATCAGCACCCACAACCTGTCCGGCAACCAGATGCGCATCGGTCGCCTGGCCGATGCGATCGCGAACAACACCAAGGCACTCGCGATTCTCGAACAGCATCTCGACGCCGACGCGCTCGACTTCGTCCACGTGCAGAACCTGCGCGGCATGCTCATGGCGCTCGTCCGGCGCGGAGACGATGCCGTGACTGCCATCGATCGCGGGATGAAGGCGACGAGGGACTTCCTGGGCCCGACGCACCCGATCGTGCTGAGCAACAGGACGTATGGCGCGCTCGGCCACGCGTACGCGGGTCGCTTCGCGACGGCCACGCGCGAGATCGACCAGGTGGTGGCTGACATGCGCGCGGCGGGCAAGCCTGTCGCGCGTGTCCTGTTCATGGCCGGGCGCCTCAACGCGCTGGCGGGGCGCCGCGACGTTGCGCGTCAACAACTGGAGGAAGCGGTGGAGGTGTCGGGCACGGTGCCAGCCGCCGCGCGCGATGTCGCGCAGATGCACGTCGATCTGGCGCTGCTGGCCGCCGAGGACGGAGCGCCCGAGGCGAGGGCCGCTCTGGAGCGAAGCCTCGCTCGCTTGCGCGAGCTGTATCCGGTGGAGACGCCTGCGCACGCGGACGCGCACGTGGCACTCGCCCGGATCGATCTTCGCGAAGGGCAGCCAGACGACGCACTGGTCCATGCGGATGCCGCCGCAGCCGTCTGGCGGCAGCTCTCGCCCGAGAGCCGGTGGCTGGGTGAGGCGCTGTCGCTGCGCGCCAGGGCGCTGGACGCGACAGCTCACACGGGGGATCGCTCGCGCCGATTGCCGTGA
- a CDS encoding PEP-CTERM sorting domain-containing protein, with product MRNGFTLAALTAASLLAVVPASADVITLVRFTGAGTEVIVRESGVTPVTATNTSGPPVIQSGGDRWTGSIGAADADVRWDSYAAAVHATATATANAMNLKTRASMEGVVAPVYNPATCPIDTPFCAFNDAYNWETYEFSVLAEALVFDEFRITSASGTPSTGRLVYDIDGLNARWVDWLADVPPGGYTIPRYHLETQFSFSSSTDAAPTYDELYRAAFTGQPEAWNTKFQYDETPANESVISPRFDIGADGTATINLWLSSLVEMELLNLDAGALEFLLDSDFSNTVTFRGLEVYDAAGNLLPDAIVTGSDGTRYSTLGSPVQSVPEPASLTSLGAGLTAIASLARRRRR from the coding sequence GTGCGCAATGGATTCACCCTGGCGGCCCTGACGGCCGCCTCACTGCTCGCCGTCGTCCCCGCGAGCGCCGACGTCATCACCCTGGTGCGGTTCACGGGCGCAGGCACGGAGGTCATCGTTCGCGAGAGCGGCGTCACGCCGGTGACCGCCACGAACACCAGTGGTCCGCCCGTGATCCAGTCGGGAGGCGACCGGTGGACCGGGTCGATTGGCGCCGCTGACGCCGATGTCCGCTGGGACTCGTACGCGGCCGCGGTCCACGCCACGGCCACTGCCACGGCCAACGCCATGAACCTGAAGACCCGCGCCTCCATGGAAGGCGTGGTCGCCCCGGTCTACAACCCGGCGACGTGCCCGATCGACACGCCCTTCTGTGCGTTCAACGACGCCTACAACTGGGAGACCTACGAGTTCAGCGTCCTGGCCGAAGCCCTGGTCTTCGACGAGTTCAGGATCACGAGCGCCTCCGGGACGCCCTCCACGGGGCGTCTGGTGTACGACATCGATGGCCTGAACGCGAGGTGGGTCGACTGGCTCGCCGACGTCCCTCCCGGGGGGTACACGATCCCGCGCTACCACCTCGAGACACAGTTCTCGTTCAGCAGTTCGACCGACGCCGCGCCCACGTACGACGAACTCTATCGTGCGGCGTTCACCGGGCAGCCCGAAGCGTGGAACACGAAGTTCCAGTATGACGAAACCCCGGCCAACGAATCCGTGATCTCACCGCGTTTCGACATCGGCGCCGATGGCACGGCCACGATCAACCTGTGGTTGTCGAGCCTCGTCGAAATGGAGTTGCTCAACCTGGACGCCGGCGCGCTGGAGTTCCTCCTGGACTCCGACTTCTCGAACACCGTGACGTTTCGAGGCCTCGAAGTGTACGACGCGGCCGGGAACCTCCTGCCAGACGCGATCGTGACGGGGTCCGACGGCACTCGGTACTCGACGCTCGGGTCACCTGTACAGTCGGTGCCGGAACCGGCATCGCTGACATCGCTTGGAGCCGGCCTCACCGCGATCGCCTCGCTGGCCCGCAGGCGGCGTCGCTGA
- a CDS encoding sigma-70 family RNA polymerase sigma factor yields MSCSRSRYHPVVPAHDDPPVTWPRDTAGEVTLALQAWRDGAPGALDRLVPLLYQDLRRLARQRLRSERDAHTLGTTALAHEAYIRLSSQRHLQPADRDAFFAAVSNTMRRVLVDHARARRRVKRGDGVSPVPLDEVEPLLPEHAIDETLALDAALTRLAATFPRAATIFEQRLFGGLTNDEVAQAIGVSPKTAQRDWEAARAWLRKEIGRGVPTP; encoded by the coding sequence ATGTCCTGCTCGCGCTCGCGTTACCATCCCGTCGTGCCTGCTCACGACGACCCTCCGGTCACCTGGCCGCGCGACACGGCGGGCGAGGTGACGCTCGCGCTCCAGGCATGGCGCGACGGAGCACCGGGAGCGCTCGATCGCCTGGTGCCACTGCTCTACCAGGATCTCCGCCGCCTCGCCCGTCAGCGCCTCCGATCCGAGCGCGACGCACACACGCTCGGAACGACGGCACTCGCTCACGAGGCGTACATCCGACTGTCGTCGCAGCGCCATCTCCAGCCCGCCGATCGTGACGCGTTCTTTGCCGCCGTCTCCAACACCATGCGACGCGTGCTCGTCGACCATGCGCGCGCCCGGCGGCGCGTCAAGCGCGGCGATGGCGTGTCGCCCGTCCCTCTCGACGAGGTCGAACCTCTTCTGCCGGAACACGCCATCGACGAGACGCTGGCGCTCGATGCCGCGTTGACCAGACTGGCGGCCACCTTCCCGCGCGCCGCGACGATCTTCGAGCAACGGCTGTTCGGTGGCCTGACCAACGACGAAGTGGCGCAGGCCATCGGCGTCTCGCCCAAGACGGCCCAGCGCGACTGGGAAGCCGCACGGGCGTGGTTGCGCAAGGAGATCGGCCGCGGCGTGCCCACACCGTGA
- a CDS encoding winged helix-turn-helix transcriptional regulator, translating to MIENEVDTLSKVFSAMGDPIRRDIVARLAGSDATVGELAEPYDVTLQAISKHLRVLEDAGLVTKTRDAQRRTVHLEHAPLNLMTTWIERYRRQAESRYRRLDSLLAEMNAKAPKRAIRKGRLS from the coding sequence ATGATTGAGAATGAGGTGGATACGTTGTCGAAAGTCTTCTCCGCGATGGGCGATCCCATCCGGCGCGACATCGTGGCCCGTCTGGCCGGATCGGACGCCACGGTCGGTGAGCTGGCCGAGCCGTACGACGTCACCCTGCAAGCCATCTCCAAGCATCTCCGGGTCCTCGAAGACGCCGGCCTGGTCACCAAGACCCGGGATGCCCAGAGACGAACGGTGCACCTCGAGCACGCCCCCCTCAATCTCATGACCACGTGGATCGAACGATACCGGCGTCAGGCAGAGAGCCGCTATCGGCGACTCGATTCGCTGCTCGCCGAGATGAACGCCAAAGCCCCGAAGCGGGCCATTCGGAAAGGACGTCTCTCATGA